The Pseudomonas rhizosphaerae genomic sequence CCAGACCGGCCTGTCCCACGCGCTCGAACACATGATGTTCAAGGGCACCGACAAACTGGGCCCCGGTGAAGGCTCGCGCATCCTGCGCGACCTCGGCGCCGAGGAAAACGCCTTCACCAGCGACGACTACACCGCTTATTACGAAGTGCTGGCCAAGGATCGCCTGGCCGTGGCGTTCGATCTCGAAGCCGACCGCATGGCCAGCCTGAGCCTGCCCGCCGAAGAGTTCGCGCGTGAAATCGAAGTCATCAAGGAAGAGCGTCGCCTGCGCACCGACGACAAGCCCAGCGCCAAGGCCTACGAGATCTTCAAGGCCATGGCCTTCCCAGCCAGCGGCTACCACACGCCCACCATCGGCTGGATGGCCGACCTGAATCGCATGAAGGTCGAAGAGCTGCGCCATTGGTACCAGGCCTGGTACGTGCCCAACAACGCCACCCTGGTGGTGGTGGGCGACGTCAAGCCAGACGAGGTCAAGGCCCTGGCCCAACGTTTCTTCGGCCCCATTGCCCAGCGCCCCACGCCACCGGTGAAGATCCCGCTGGAACTGGCCAACCCCGGCCAGCGCCTGGCTACATTGCATGTACGCACCCAACTGCCGAGCCTGCTGTACGGCTTCAACGTCCCGGCTTTGGCCACGGCCGACAAGCCGCGTGATGTCCAGGCTTTGCGGTTGATCTCGGCACTGCTCGATGGTGGCTACAGCGCACGCATGGCTACCCGCCTGGAACGCGGCCAGGAGCTGATCTCCAGCGGCGGCGCCCAGTACGACGCCTTCACCCGCGGCGACAGCCTGTTCTTCATTTCCGCAACGCCAAACGCGCAGAAGAAAAAGACCCTGGCCGATGTCGAGAAAGGCATCTGGAAGCTGCTCGACGAACTCAAGACCACACCGCCCTCCGCCGAGGAGCTGGAGCGTGTGCGCGCCCAGGTGATCGCCGATCTGGTGTACAGCCGCGACTCCATCAGCAGCCAGGCCACCACCATCGGCATGCTGGAAACCGTGGGCCTGTCGTGGAAGCTCATGGACAGCGAACTCGAAGACCTCAAGAGCGTAACGCCACAGGACATCCAGAGCGCTGCACGCACCTATTTCACCCGCGATCGCTTGAGCATCGCCCACGTTCTGCCCGAGGAAGCCGCTCATGAGTGAGCCCATCACCCCCCGTCGCCTCCTGGCTGGCTCGACCCTTCTGGTGCTCGCCGGCTGGCTGGCTACCTTCAGCGCCCAGGCCGCAGACGCCGCCAGTGCCGGCCAACCCACTCGCGGCCTGCAATCGGTGAGCGAGCTGGGCAGCACTGCACCCAGCCATCGCCGCCTGAACATCCAGAACTGGACAACCGCCGAAGGCGCCAAGGTGTTGTTCGTCGAAGCTCACGAATTGCCGATGTTCGATCTGCGCCTGACTTTCGCCGCTGGCAGCAGCCAGGATCAGAACCACCCTGGCATCGCCCTGCTGACCAACGCCATGCTCAACGAAGGCGTGGCCGGCAAGGACGTCAGCGCCATCGCCCAAGGCTTCGAGGGCCTGGGCGCGGACTTCTCCAACGGTGCCTATCGCGACATGGCCGTGGCCTCGCTGCGCAGCCTCAGTGATACCGACAAGCGCACGCCGGCCCTGAAACTGTTTGCCGATGTCGTCGGCAAGCCGACGTTCCCGGCCGATGCCCTGGTACGTATCAAGAACCAACTGCTTGCCAGCTTCGAATTCCAGAAGCAGAACCCCGCCAAGCTGGCCAGCAACGAGCTGTTCACACGGCTGTATGGCAGCCATCCGTACGCGCATCCCAGCGAAGGCGACGCCAAGAGCCTGCCGGGCCTGAGCATCGAGCAACTGCGCGCTTTCCATAAACGTGCCTATGCCGCTGGCAACGCAGTTATCGCCATCGTCGGCGACCTGTCGCGAAGCGAGGCCGAACAGATCGCCGCCCAGGTCTCCGGCGCCCTGCCCAAGGGTCCTGCCCTGGCCAAGCCAGCGCAGCCCGCGGCGCCCGAGGCCGGTGTGACTCACATCGACTTCCCGTCCAAGCAGACGCAGATGTTCATCGCGCAACTGGGTATCGACCGCAAGGATCCGGATTTCGCCGCGCTGTCCATGGGCAACCAGATCCTTGGAGGTGGCGCATTCGGTACGCGGCTGATGAGCGAAGTCCGCGAAAAACGCGGCCTGACCTACGGCGTCTACTCGGCGTTCACCCCGATGCAGGTCCGCGGACCGTTCATGATCAACCTGCAGACCCGCGCCGAGCTCGGCGACGGTACCTTGAAGCTGGTGCAGGACATCCTGCGCGACTACCTCAAGACCGGCCCTACTCAGGAAGAACTGGACAACGCCAAGCGTGAGCAGGCCGGCAGCTTCCCGCTGTCCAATGCCAGCAACGCGAGCATCGTTGCGCAATTGGGTGCCACCGGTTTCTACGACATGCCGCTGACCTGGATGGAAGACTTCCTGCAGCAGTCACAGGCCCTGACCGTGGAACAGGTGAAAACCGCGATGAACAAACACCTGGATGCCGATAAACTGGTGATCGTCACGGCTGGCCCCAAGGTTGCGCAGCAACCCTTGCCGGCCCCAACGGACAAACCCTCCGAGCAACCGCTCGGCGTACCGGAGCACTGATGGCCAGCGTCAAACCCAAGCAACCCCACGGTGGCCAAGGCCACCTGCGCATCATCGGTGGCCAATGGCGCAGCCGCAAACTGAGCTTCCCGGAAGCACCAGGCCTGCGCCCTACCCCTGATCGGGTACGCGAAACGCTGTTCAACTGGCTGGCCGCGCATATCGAGGGTGCCAAGGTGCTGGATGCCTTCAGCGGCAGCGGTGCCCTGTACCTCGAAGCGCTGTCGCGTGGCGCCAGCATGGCACTGGCACTGGATGCCAATGCCGCCGCCATTTCCAGCCTTCGGCACAATCTGGATCTGCTCAACTGCGCGACGGGCCAACTGCTGCAAAGCGATGCGCTGAAGTACCTGGACACCCAGACACCCAGCCCATTCGACCTGGTGTTCCTTGATCCACCCTTCCATCAGAACCTGCTGCCTGCAACCTGCACGCTGCTGGAAGATAAAGGCTGGCTGGCCGAGCGTGCCTGGATCTACACCGAGAGCGAGACACCGCCTTCGGCGTTGCAGATGCCGGCCGCGTGGCGCCTGCACCGCGAGAAGAAAGCCGGGCAGGTCTACTACTCCCTGTGGCAGCGCGGCTGACACGGGCTTGCCAGGGTATTCACGTTGAACGCTGTGCATCCTTCCTTCCGCCCGGCTCTGGGGCTGGGCAATCCCCACCTGCAAACGCTGTGGGGGCCGTTGTGGCGCAAGCAGCCAGCGCTACCGCGCGAGCGTGAACGCCTATGGCTTGCGGACGGTGATTTCGTCGACCTCGACTGGCACGGCCCCCACACACCCCACGCCCCGTTGGTGGTGGTATTGCACGGGCTGACCGGATCATCCAACTCGCCCTACGTCGCCGGCCTGCAAAGGCAATTGGGCGAGTACGGGTGTGCAAGCGTGGCGGTCAACTGGCGCGGCTGTTCCGGCGAGCCCAACCTGCTCGCGCAAAGCTACCATTCGGGCGCCAGCGAAGACCTCCAGCACGTACTCGACCACCTGGGCGCACAGAGGCCCCAGGCGCCGCTGTTCGCCGTAGGCTACTCACTGGGCGGCAACATTCTGCTCAAGCATCTGGGTGAAAGCGGCGCGAGCAGCCCTTTGCAGGCAGCCGTGGCGGTATCGGTGCCGTTTCGCCTGGACCAGTGCGCCGACCGCATGACCCAAGGTTTTTCCAAGGTGTACCAAGCCCATTTCATGCGCGCCATGCTCGGTTATTTGACCGACAAGCGCAGTCGCTTCCAGCATGAAGGGCAGCACGAAGGGCTGGCGGCGCTGGAAGCACTGGGCTCGCTGCAGGGCATCAAGACCTTTTGGGACTTCGACGGCCAGGTCACCGCGCCACTGCACGGCTTCAAGGATGCCCAGGACTACTACCGCCGTTCTTCGAGTCGGTACTACCTGGGTGGCGTTGCCAAACCCACGCTGATCATCCAGGCGCAGGATGATCCGTTCGTGTTTCCCCACAGCCTGCCGACTGCCGACGAGATGTCGCCTTGCATCGAATTCGAGCTGCATGCCCGGGGCGGCCATGTCGGCTTCGTCGATGGCAACCTGCGCCAGCCGAGCTACTACCTCGAACGGCGCATACCGCAGTGGCTGAACCAGTGGATCGACTTCACGCCCCCTTCTGCACAGGTCGCTGCGGATCGGTGATCCAGTCGCTCCAGGAGCCTGGGTACAGCGTTGCCAGCGGGTAGCCAGCCAAGGCCATGGCGAACAGGTTATGGCACGCAGTGACACCCGAGCCGCAGTAAGCGACCGCCTGCTCCACAGGCCGGCCGTGGAACTGAGCGTCAAAGCGTGCGCGCAATTGTTCCGCCGGCAGGAAGCGCCCATCGGGCCCAAGATTCTCGGTGAAGGCCGCGCACTGCGCCCCTGGAATATGCCCGGCGACAGGGTCGATGGGTTCGACTTCGCCAAGAAACCTCGGCAGCGCGCGTGCATCCAGCAGGGTCAACTGCGGATCGTGCAGGCGAGCCTGCAAATGAGCCGCATCGACCACACGCGTGTCATCGGGTGTGCCGACGAAATCGCCAGGTTCGGCAGACGCCGCATCCAGGCTCAAGGGCAGCCCGGCGGCGTGCCAGGCTGCCAGGCCGCCGTCGAGCAGAAACACGCCATCGCGCTTACCCAGCCAGGCCAGCAGCCACCACGCACGTGCCGCATAAGCACCTGGCCCGTCGTCATAGAGAACGATCTGGCTGTCCGCAGCGATGCCCCAACGCTGTAGCCTCTCCTGCAACTGTGCAGGCTCGGGCAGCGGATGGCGGCCGGTCACGCCCTTGATCACAGGGGCACTGAGGTCGCGGCCCAGGTCGGCAAAATGGGCGCCGGCGATATGGCCTTCGGCATAGCTGCGCTGACCATAGTCGGCGTCTTCAAGGCTGTAGCGGCAGTCCAGCAGGACCCATCCGGGGGCATCGATGTGTTCGGCGAGCGCTTGCGGGCTGATCAGTTGCGCGAGGGGCATGAAGGACTCCAGCGGTGGATGAATGATGGACCTGCCTGCCACTGGAACAGCGCGGGCAGAATCCATCGCGGCATGAATCACTGTAATGGATCACTGTAGCAGTCGGCACGCCAGGTCACGCAGCGCACCGGGTCTGTCCGCCATCCTACAGCGGGCGCTCGCGCACCGCGACAGCGTGCCACAGGCGATCCTGCTTGCATTGCGCCCGCGATGCAGACTTGGCCGACTTCTCTGGCTGCGATACCATCGCACTCCCCAACCGATTCCCGCCAGGACGCCGTGATGAACCGAGTGTTGTACCCAGGTACCTTCGACCCTATCACCAAGGGTCATGGTGATCTGGTCGAACGCGCCTCGCGCCTGTTCGATCACGTGATCATCGCGGTCGCCGCGAGTCCCAAGAAGAATCCCCTGTTCGCGCTCGAGCAACGTGTGGAGTTGGCCCGCGAAGTGACGCGGCACCTGCCCAATGTCGAAGTCGTCGGGTTCTCGACGCTGCTCGCGCATTTCGCCAAGGAGCAGAACGCCAACGTGCTGCTGCGTGGCCTGCGGGCAGTGTCCGATTTCGAATACGAGTTCCAGCTGGCCAACATGAACCGGCAACTGGCGCCGGATGTGGAAAGCCTGTTTCTCACGCCTTCGGAGCGCTATTCCTTCATCTCGTCGACCCTGGTACGAGAAATCGCGGCCCTGGGCGGAGACATCACCAAATTCGTCCACCCCGCCGTGGCCGAAGCCCTGACCCTGCGCTTCAGCAAGAAGTAGGCAAC encodes the following:
- a CDS encoding M16 family metallopeptidase, with protein sequence MNVLARRAAGLLLCTLSLPLAAFAADTQPTHEFTLDNGLKVIVREDHRAPVVVSQIWYKVGSSYETPGQTGLSHALEHMMFKGTDKLGPGEGSRILRDLGAEENAFTSDDYTAYYEVLAKDRLAVAFDLEADRMASLSLPAEEFAREIEVIKEERRLRTDDKPSAKAYEIFKAMAFPASGYHTPTIGWMADLNRMKVEELRHWYQAWYVPNNATLVVVGDVKPDEVKALAQRFFGPIAQRPTPPVKIPLELANPGQRLATLHVRTQLPSLLYGFNVPALATADKPRDVQALRLISALLDGGYSARMATRLERGQELISSGGAQYDAFTRGDSLFFISATPNAQKKKTLADVEKGIWKLLDELKTTPPSAEELERVRAQVIADLVYSRDSISSQATTIGMLETVGLSWKLMDSELEDLKSVTPQDIQSAARTYFTRDRLSIAHVLPEEAAHE
- a CDS encoding M16 family metallopeptidase translates to MSEPITPRRLLAGSTLLVLAGWLATFSAQAADAASAGQPTRGLQSVSELGSTAPSHRRLNIQNWTTAEGAKVLFVEAHELPMFDLRLTFAAGSSQDQNHPGIALLTNAMLNEGVAGKDVSAIAQGFEGLGADFSNGAYRDMAVASLRSLSDTDKRTPALKLFADVVGKPTFPADALVRIKNQLLASFEFQKQNPAKLASNELFTRLYGSHPYAHPSEGDAKSLPGLSIEQLRAFHKRAYAAGNAVIAIVGDLSRSEAEQIAAQVSGALPKGPALAKPAQPAAPEAGVTHIDFPSKQTQMFIAQLGIDRKDPDFAALSMGNQILGGGAFGTRLMSEVREKRGLTYGVYSAFTPMQVRGPFMINLQTRAELGDGTLKLVQDILRDYLKTGPTQEELDNAKREQAGSFPLSNASNASIVAQLGATGFYDMPLTWMEDFLQQSQALTVEQVKTAMNKHLDADKLVIVTAGPKVAQQPLPAPTDKPSEQPLGVPEH
- the rsmD gene encoding 16S rRNA (guanine(966)-N(2))-methyltransferase RsmD; the encoded protein is MASVKPKQPHGGQGHLRIIGGQWRSRKLSFPEAPGLRPTPDRVRETLFNWLAAHIEGAKVLDAFSGSGALYLEALSRGASMALALDANAAAISSLRHNLDLLNCATGQLLQSDALKYLDTQTPSPFDLVFLDPPFHQNLLPATCTLLEDKGWLAERAWIYTESETPPSALQMPAAWRLHREKKAGQVYYSLWQRG
- a CDS encoding hydrolase; this translates as MNAVHPSFRPALGLGNPHLQTLWGPLWRKQPALPRERERLWLADGDFVDLDWHGPHTPHAPLVVVLHGLTGSSNSPYVAGLQRQLGEYGCASVAVNWRGCSGEPNLLAQSYHSGASEDLQHVLDHLGAQRPQAPLFAVGYSLGGNILLKHLGESGASSPLQAAVAVSVPFRLDQCADRMTQGFSKVYQAHFMRAMLGYLTDKRSRFQHEGQHEGLAALEALGSLQGIKTFWDFDGQVTAPLHGFKDAQDYYRRSSSRYYLGGVAKPTLIIQAQDDPFVFPHSLPTADEMSPCIEFELHARGGHVGFVDGNLRQPSYYLERRIPQWLNQWIDFTPPSAQVAADR
- a CDS encoding sulfurtransferase; this translates as MPLAQLISPQALAEHIDAPGWVLLDCRYSLEDADYGQRSYAEGHIAGAHFADLGRDLSAPVIKGVTGRHPLPEPAQLQERLQRWGIAADSQIVLYDDGPGAYAARAWWLLAWLGKRDGVFLLDGGLAAWHAAGLPLSLDAASAEPGDFVGTPDDTRVVDAAHLQARLHDPQLTLLDARALPRFLGEVEPIDPVAGHIPGAQCAAFTENLGPDGRFLPAEQLRARFDAQFHGRPVEQAVAYCGSGVTACHNLFAMALAGYPLATLYPGSWSDWITDPQRPVQKGA
- the coaD gene encoding pantetheine-phosphate adenylyltransferase yields the protein MNRVLYPGTFDPITKGHGDLVERASRLFDHVIIAVAASPKKNPLFALEQRVELAREVTRHLPNVEVVGFSTLLAHFAKEQNANVLLRGLRAVSDFEYEFQLANMNRQLAPDVESLFLTPSERYSFISSTLVREIAALGGDITKFVHPAVAEALTLRFSKK